Genomic window (Aquimarina sp. BL5):
AGTAAGAAAGCCCGAGTAAACCCTAAAAACAAAAAGATCAAAAGTATTATAAACTACGCGAAAACTTTTGAAGGAACTCGATATAAATATGGAGGAACGACTAAAAAAGGAATGGATTGTTCTGGATTGATATATACATCATTTAAGAAAGGAGAAATCATACTGCCAAGGACTTCCAAAGCTATGGCTAAGCAAGGAAACAAAATTTCTCTAAAAAACGTGAAGATTGGTGATCTTTTATTTTTTAAGACTAACAAAAATAAAAATGTTGTAAATCACGTAGGATTGGTCGTTACTACTGGAAAGCGTATTGAATTTATACATGCATCTACTTCTAAAGGAGTAACCATATCAAGTCTTGAAGAAAAGTATTGGAATAAGTGTTTTGCGGGAGTTAGAAGGATTTTATAATCAATAAAACTTCTATTTCTTAGTAACTTTTTTGTTTTTTTCCCCTAAATAATTTTATATTAGTATACTATAAAACTCATTTTTATTATGGAATACTCTTTAGCGCCTTCAGAAGTAAAAAAAATTATCGATGCCAAAGTAAATGGAGAAGAATATGATGAAGAACAATTCATTTATTACCATCTGAATAGAAATCATTTTAATGTGAAAAAAGAAGTTACCACATTGACCCATTTGATGTCTAATAGATTTAGAGATAATAGAGGGTTCATATGGGAGGAAGCTCCAAGATTTAAGAATTGGTTTCATACTCCTAAACCTCAATATTTTGGTAGTCTTCTAGGATTCCAACCTTATAGTAGAAAATTCTTACGCCCTGATAATGAAACTGGCATTGGTGGTGAGTTTGAAATGATTATCCGTCATGACGGAAAAAGAATAGATGCACTAACACATGAAGGGTATCAAGAAACCTATAACTTCGGCCCGACATCAAATTCGTCTCTGCATATCCTTTTGGATGTGGATCCACACGGACCAAACCCTGATTATACTGTAAAAATAGATGCAGGAAGGGTCACGATTATAAACAGAGAAATGAAATTAACAAGACGAGGTCTAAGACCTGTTAATAGGCAATAATTAATAAAAATAAATTATCAATTTTATAGTATCTCCTAAAAATATATACAGTGTATAAAACGTTTTAGATACAGCTTACCGTAATTTTCGATTTAATTTAATATAGTTGTTGCTATTTAATCAACAAATCTTTTCCTTCTCCAAATCTTACTTTTAAGAAGATGCTCAAAAAATGCTCCCCTTAGGAACAATTTATATTGGGTATATCGCGCTATATAATTATCAAAGAAACACGTAAAATTATCTACGCTAATCTACACTAAAAACTTCTTTTATAACTTCTTTATTAAAAAAACCAAGATTTTACTGGTAACATATGCCTCTTAGATAACACGATTAATTGTAGGGACTAAAAACCCTCCACAATTAATCCTTTAGACTCTGTGCATAAATTACTTAATATTCCTTTCCTGATTCTTACTTTTTCATTGATCATTGGAATCGTCTTTGGTTATTATACTTCTGTTAACATTAGGTCAGTGTCCATGTACCTAACAATATCATTCATAGGTTTGGCAATTTCTTGGTGGTATGCAAAAAAGCCATTTCATAGTTCTAATGCTTTTAGTGTTTTTGTAATCATCACTTTTATTTTTTTCGGAATTATCTTAGTACAAATTCACCATCCTAAAAACGACCCAAATCATTACACAAATCTATCTACGAATGAATACCAAGCAACTCCAGTAACGATCCGTTTTTATATTAAGGAAAGACTAAAACCTACCTCCTACTATGAAAAGTATGTAATTACTCTCCAATCAATCGAAAACAAAAAGGTAATAGGATATCTACTGTTACAAATACCTAAAAAGAACCTAGAAACACCTCTTACAACTGGAGAATCCTATCTAACGTATTCTAAAATACAATCTATCTCAAAACCCCTAAATCCTAATCAATTTGATTATGCACATTATCTATCCCAACAATATATTTTTCACAAAGTCACAATTGGTTTTAACCAGTTAATATGTACGAAAGCTTCAGTAATTTCTATCTATCGTATAGCCGCTTTCATTAGGAATGATATCAATCAAAAACTTGCTCGTTATCATTTTACCCAAAAACAGTTATCCATTATCAATGCATTACTTTTAGGACAAAGACAGAATATTGATAGTGAAACTTTCGCAGATTACAGAGATGCGGGTGCCATTCATATCCTTGCAGTTTCGGGATTACATGTTGGCATACTTCTTATAATACTAAACCTTATTCTTAACCCTCTGAACAGATTTCGGAAAAATGGTAAGATTATCAAAACCTTTATCATCATTTTATTACTTTGGTGTTTTGCAGTTATCGCAGGTTTATCCCCGTCTGTTCTTAGAGCTGTAACTATGTTTTCTTTTATCGCAATAGGAATGCATATTCGATCCAAAACCAGTATTTATAATGCATTGATTGTCTCGATGTTTATATTATTATGCTTACGTCCGTTATTGCTATTTTCTGTCGGATTCCAACTAAGCTATTTAGCTGTATTTGCAATTGTATGGATACAGCCATCTATTGCCAAATTATACAGACCTAAATTTTATATTGACAAAGTATTATGGGAAACTTTCACAGTTACTATAGCTGCTCAACTAGGCCTCTTACCTTTAACATTATTTTATTTCCATCAATTTCCACTTTTGTTTTTTATAGCGAACCTTGTGATCATTCCCGTATTAGGAATCATACTCGGTTTTGGAATATTAGTAATCATATTAGCAGAAGTTAAGATATTACCTAATTGGATAGCATCCACTTTTGGAAATTGTATAAATGCAATGAATTATGTTGTCCATTGGGTATCAAAACAAGAAACTTTTTTAGTAACACATATTTCATTTTCCTGGAGAATGCTCTTAATTGGCTACATTCTTATAATCTCGTTGATATTTGCGTTTAAAAAGTTTAATCTAAGGAGAATCGTAGTCTTCATAGTAAGTATAATTCTTTTGTTGTTTAATTTGATGTATGAAAAACAACAAAATAATGAAAAGGAAGAGCTGATTGTTTTTCATAACCAACGTAATACAACTCTAGGCATGCTGCAAAACCAATCTCTCACTATTTACAGCAAAGATTCTATTTCTACTATGTCTAAAAATTTTTTATTGAATGGTTATCTCATCGAAAACAACTCTCGGTTTACCGCTAATAAAAAGTTAAACAATGTTTATAGTTATAAGGAGAAAACAATGCTAGTAATAGATAGTATTGGTATTTATAATATCAAAGAACTACATCCTGATGTTGTTATTTTAACCAACTCTCCAAAAATTCATTTAAATAGAGTAATCGAAACGCTACAACCTAAACAGATTATTGCTGATGGAAGTAACTACAGAAGCTATCTTGATAAATGGGAACTAACATGTAAGCAAAAAAAAATCCCTTTTCATCGCACTGATAAAAAGGGAGCATATATTTTTAAATAAATATAATTTACAATATAATATCTTTTAGGTCAGATACCTCTGCCAATAATTGTTCTTCTGGCATTTCCATAACTTGCTTAACAATTTTATGAAGGTCAGGAATTACTGTTCTTGCTAATTTCGTAGGACTATTAAAAAGGATTGTAATCCCAAGGTCTTCCTGAGGAAATATAGCAATTTCACTTCTATAACTATTTACGTGACCTCCGTGATGAATCATTCTATTTGATTCTCCTGTTTCTCTATTTTTAAAATCATGAATACGCCATCCATGAGCATAGTGTGATCCTTGATGACCGTCCCATCTCTGATAATATTTCCTTTTACCAGGAAGGTTAATCACCGGATTAAAAACATTCTTTAAGCCATCTGCGCTCATCACATTAGGATTATGGCCTAACAAAAATCGCATCCATTTAGCCATATCTGTTACACTGGCATTCACTCCTCCGGCTGGAATAGCATTATAATACTTTTGATTTAGTTTTAAAGACTTCCAACGTCGTCTACCATATTTTCTATGGGGCATTGCTACATTAGTAGATAGTTTTAATGAATTATAATCTGTAGAAGCAGTATTCATGTTAAGTGGCTTAAAAATCTTTTCTGCAATTGCATCGCCATATGATTTGCCAGTCACTTTTTCTATCATCTCGCCGCTAAGCGCAAATACAGCATTTTGATAACTATATATTTTTCCTGGCTTGTCGATTGTTGGAATACTTTTAAACTGACCTGCAATTGTATTTAAGTCTACACCATCTTCAACTAGATTGGTAAAACTATGATAAGGTAGTCCTGATGAATGAGATAATATATGCGAAAGTGTTACACTATCTGTCCATTTTCTACTCGCCAACTGAAAGGATGGGACATAATCATGTACTTTATCTTCCCAATTAAGTAATCCTTCTTCCACATACATTCCAGAAAGCACACCTGCAAACCCTTTAGAAACTGATCCAATTCTAAAAAGAGTTTCTGCATTTATAGTATCATTTAGGGAAGCATTTCTTTTTCCAAAACCGCCTAAATAGATAACCGAATCACATTTCACTATACCAACACCAGCTCCAACAATCTTATGTTGCTTTAATGCTTGATTAAAATAAGATTCTATGGCTTCCACCAAAAGTTCTTTTTGCATATCCGAAATCGGATTCTTAAAAAAGTCTGTAGATGATTGAACTTGACTTAGTTCTTTAGAAGGTTTGGGAGGATCTATCTTATTAGCAGAAATAAGAGGAAAAAGCAATCCAATTAATAACAGCATTGAAGGGGCAATGATGAAGCGTTTTTTCATAATAGGTTAAGCTCAGTTGAATATTTAAAACTTTAAAAAATAGGGAGGGTTTTAAATACTTTTATTAAACGATTTGGTTTATTATTTATTTCAATTTTGATCAAATATAACGATTATGTGCAAATATCATCGTTGAAATACGTTTTTTTACAAAATTTAACATTTATTTATTTAACAATCTACGTTTTTAGCATTTTTTTGTAAGAAAAAACTCTCTTTAATGGAATTATAATTTACATGTTGCACCAATTTAACTCAGGTTATTTACAAAAAACACAGTAGCCTGTAAGTATGACTTATCTATTTGCGACAATTATTAAAAAATACTATGAAAAGAGGTCTTTTATTATTGGTACTGATTATTGGTGTTATGTTTACTAGTAATGCACAACAAATAAACACAATCCCTACAAAACAGATTCGTCAATTACCAAGTGGGTGGCATAAGTTTATTTCTGAAGGCGTAACCTTTGATGTAGAAGTACTAAATGGCACTTTAATTAAAGGGAATGTTTTTTGGTTTGACACAGCTACATACTCAGGTACCTTTTATAATAACCAAGTTTCGGGAAGAGGAACCTATACATGGCCTAATGGCGATCGTTATGAAGGTTCATTTAGAAAAAATCAAATGAACGGCAAAGGAACCTTATACAAAACTGATGGGTCTAAACATCAGGGAAAATGGAAACACAACAAGAAAAATGGAAAAGGAAAAGTCTTTGGTAGTAACGGCACTATAGTCAAGCAAGGTCTTTGGAAAGAGGGTGAGTATATTGATAAAATCATCAAAAAATAATATGTACATATATCTCAATAAAAGAAACACATCTTACACTCAAACCAGTTTTATATCTTCTTTAAACAGAGTATGTATATATTCTGCGTGAATATCAGCATTATGTTTACTCTCAAGACAATGAAATAATAGGTGAATTAACCCGTAATCTCCTAAACAATCACGATACTCGTCCTGATCTTTATTTTTTACCCAAAGAATAAAACTACACAAATGTCCTATCTCACCTAATTTCTCAGGTTTCTTTAAACATTTTTTAAACTTACTTAAATCCATAAGAGCATATTCATCATACTTTTGCTTACAAAAGTTATAATCGAATGTGTGCTTATAAGATCTAAGCTTCCTGTTCTGTATTTCATACTTAATACCGCTCATAAGGCATATTTCTTCTATTAGGTATTGGTGCTATGCATATACTCTGTTTTACTCTATAATAGCAAAACGCACTCCATAATTGTGTTTTTAAGATTCTTTTAATGAAGTTTAACGAACCTCTATGATTAGGAATAATTCCAAAACAAAGATACAAAATTAGGAATAATTCCTAGTATGTTTAGCTATTTTATTTTCTAGAATCAGCTATGAAATAGGATAAAAAAATAGTGGAGTAGCATAGTATCAGAAAAGTAGATTGGGTTACCTTACTTATTAAACCAATCAATAAAATTCAAAAAAAAAACTTCTTTTACCAATTATGATAAAAGAAGTTTTTTCTAGTAAAGTATTTTTTTTAATTACTAAATGTACTCACAAATGATTGTTCATATTGCTGCCAAGCTTCTGCACTAGTCAATTTTTTATATTCATCTGTATGAATCATCTTTAGATAAATCTCTAGCTGTTGTGGTGTCTTATATCCTACAACAGGTGCTATTAAATTTCCTTTTTCATCAAAAAAGACTATACTTGGATATCCGCTGATTTTTAATGCATTCGCAAAAAAATGTTGGCTGTTTCTTCCTTTTCTATCTGGATTATGATTAGGATTGGTGTAAGTAAAATCATTATAACGAATTTCCTCGGTTCCTTCGCCATTAAACTTCACAGCATAATAATTGGAATTCACGTATTCAACCACATCTTTATTATGAAAAGTATTCTTGTCCAATAATTTACAAGGTCCACACCAATTGGTATACACATCCATAAAAATTTTCTTCGGAGTTTTCTTTTGCGCCTCCAATGCATCGTTCATCGACATCCATTTTATCTCTTGTGCCTGGGTAGGCAAAACAAAAAGAAATCCAATTAGAAAAAGTAGGTTTTTCATGTGCTTAAAATTTGTATTTATACATTAGTCGAAACAAAAACTGTTCCTTATTAAAAACTTTACCCGTTTTGGGTAACGGGTAAAGTAGTATTTTTAGTATTAACGAATTCCGTGCATCATTCTCAATAATGTTTTATTAAGAATTAACATCACTAATCCAGCTGCAACGGGTATCACTGTGAACATTAAAAAGAAAATGCTCATTCCATATTCATCTACAATAGGGTCTATAAAACTACCTGTTACTCCCGCAGCTAAATTCGCTATAAAATTAGCGACAAACCAGATCCCAAACATTAACCCAACAAACTTAACTGGTGCTAATTTACTAACATATGATAGACCTACTGGCGATATACAAAGTTCACCCAGTGTATGAAATAAATATGCTAATATTAAAAAGATCATGCTCACAGACGCTGTTTTTGCTCCTAATGGAATACCCATAGAACCAAAAGCCAATATTCCAAATCCTAAACCTAAAAGCATTAATCCGATTGCAAATTTTACAGGTCCAGTTGGATTGTATTTACTTTGCCATATTTTAGAAAAAAGTGGTGCAAATGCTATAATAAAGAACGAGTTTAATATCCCAAACCAAGAAGCTGGAACATCAGTAGAATCAGCAACAAACTCTCTTTGTAACATCCATATTACAATACCCCATATAATTGCAAATCCAACTCCTAACAAAATATTAGACAAAGAATACTTTCCAAATGTTTGTTTAAACAACATGGCTAATACCCAAGTGATTATTAGCATAGGAACCACCGTTAACACCGCATTTGATATCTTAAAAATCATTGCTCCATCACCTTCTAGAACTCTATCAGTGTAATCTGAAGCAAATATGGTCATAGAACCACCTGCTTGTTCAAATGCCCACCAAAAAAATATTACAAAGAATGAGAAAACTCCAATCACTATTAATCGATCTCTAGTAACTTTTGATTTTTTAGATTCATCAATTACATCTTCAATTGCATCCTGGGTATCTTCTATTGAATCTTCTATTACATCATCTAAATCTTCCATTTTTTTAGGCGAAATTCCAATATTAGCAAAAATCCCTTGTGCAAAATAAAACTGTAGCATTCCTACAAACATAAAAATTCCAGCTAGCCCAAACCCATAGTGCCATCCTACTTTCTCTCCAATATATCCACAAAGCAAAATTCCAAGAAAAGCACCTGCATTAATCCCCATATAAAAAATGGTGTACCCTGCGTCTTTTTCTTTTCCTTGAGTTTTATATAACTGACCAACCATTGAAGAAATATTTGGTTTGAAAAGTCCATTACCAATAATTAGAAGCCCTAATCCAGCATAAAAGAATAAGTCTGCAGTAACCTCTAAAGCCATTGATGCATGACCTAATGTCATTAATAGCGCTCCTAAAATAACAGCGTTTCTATACCCCATAATTTTATCAGCTATCAAACCACCTAAAATTGGAGTGATATAAACCAATCCCGTATACCATCCATAAAGCAATAATGCACTATCTCTTTCCCAGCCCCAGCCGCCATCTACGATAGAAGCTACAAGAAATAAAACAAGTAAAGCACGCATTCCATAATAAGAAAAACGTTCCCACATTTCTGTAAAAAAGAGAACAAAAAGCCCTGAAGGATGTCCTAAAACGGTTCTTTGGTTTATCTCTGAACCTCCAAATTTAAATTCCATATTCAATTATTAAGTTAGTAAAATTTATGAGTTGTTTAATGATTTATAAGTTCGTTTTAATAAAATTAGTCATCTTATTATACAGATGTAATCGAGTGTTACCTCCGTAAATTCCATGATTTTTATCAGGATATATTGCCCAATCAAAATCTTTGTTTTTCTGCACCAATGCTTCAATTAAACGCATCGTATTCTGTACATGTACATTATCATCTGCACTACCGTGTACTAATAAAAATTTACCTTTTAACCCATCTACAAAATTGATTGGAGAATTATCATCATATCCTTTTGCATTCTCCTGTGGAGTCATCAAATATCGTTCCGTATAGATAGTATCATAAAACCTCCAACTAGTAACCGGAGCTACTGCTATTGCCATTTTAAAAGTATCTGGAGCCTTAAATAAACAGTTACTAGACATAAAACCTCCGTAACTCCATCCCCATATTCCAATTCTTGATGCATCGATATAGTCTAGTGCTCCTAATTGCTTTGCTGCTGCAATCTGATCCTGAACTTCTAAATTCCCTAAATCATTCTGAGTAACTTTCTTAAACTTTGCTCCTTTAAAACCAGTACCTCTTCCATCTATACAAACAACAATGTATCCTTGCTGCGCTAACATCATATACCAATAATCGTTGCTTCTGTTCCAAGAATTACTAACCGATTGAGATCCTGGTCCAGAATATTGATACATAAACAATGGGTACTTCTTAGCAGGATCAAAATCCTTTGGTTTAATCGTCCACATATTTAATGTTTCGCCATTAATATCTATAGTAGAAAATTCTTTTGGTCTTACATCGTATTGTCCAAGCTTATCTAATAACCCTTTGTTGTTTTTAATCTCACGAATTACCGCTCCATCCGCGGCATTATTTAAGGTAAATTCAAAAGGAGTAGATGCACTTGAGAAATAATTGATGTATTGACTGAAATCTGCACTGAAATCTGCATCATTGGTTCCTTCTTTAGTACTTAATCTCTTTTTGTTTTTTCCATCTAAACCAATTGAATAAATATCTCTATTGATATTCTTATTTTCTACACTCTGATAAAAAATGCTTTTATTTTTAGCATCGTATCCATAATAATCAGTTACTTCCCAAGAACCAACAGTAACCTGATTAATCAATTCTCCTGTTTCTTTATAGTGATAGATATGGTTATATCCGTCCTTTTCACTAGTCCATATAAAACTATTGTCTTCTAGAAAAGTTAGATTATCCGTAATATCGATGTAAGCTTCATCTTTTTCATTTAGAACAACCTTTGGAGTTTTTGTTTTAGCATCTACAAAAATTAAATCCAGATTATTTTGGTGTCTATTTAAAACTTGTACACTCAAAATATCTGGATTGGAAGACCATTTTATTCTAGGAATATAGAAGTCTTTATAATCACCTAGATTTACTTTATCTAAAGACATGCTTCCTAAATCGGCTATATGCAATGAAACTTCTGCATTTTTTTCTCCAGCTTTAGGATATTTAAAAACATCTTGTTTTTGATATAACTCAGCCCCGTATACATCCATAGAAAATTCTGGAACATCTTTCTCGTCGAATCTTATAAAAGCCACTTTATTGCTATCAGCACTCCAATCAAATGCTCTTACAAAAGCAAATTCTTCTTCATATACCCAATCCGTAATACCATTTATAATCTCATTCTTCTTACCGTCATCAGTTAGCTGGATCTCCTCTCCGCTTACAAAATTCAGCACAAAAATATTATTATCAAATACATATGCCAATTTGTTTCCGTCAGGAGACAAAGCTGGAGACTGTATTTTCTTATCACTAATTTTGAAACTACTATTAGAAGGAACATCAAAAATATGATAAATCCCTCTTGAAGAACGGCGATAGATTTGTTCTAGTTCGCTAGAAAGTAAGACTCTTTTTTCATCTTTACTAAATTCGTACCCTTGAATATATTTAAGGTCATCTATATTAGATGATTTTATTAATGTATTTGCTTTTTCTCCAGTAGCATAGTCATAGACTTCAATGGATGTATCTCCACTAGTATTGTCTCTTTCTAAAACAGAATACTCCTTCCCATTATTCATAGAGTGCAAAGATTGCAACCTTTCTGCTCTAAAAGTTCCTCCCCATATTTCTTCTAGAGTAAAAGCTTTGTCCTGTGCAATGGTCACAGTGCTTAATAATATTATAATTCCAAAAAACAATCTGGTTATTCTCATATTGTACTTTTATAAAAAATTGTTAGCGCCAAGAATACTAAAAAATCCGTGAAAAATACAACAATTGACGTTAAATACAATAAAAAGCTTCCCGAGAAACGAATATTTATTAGCATATCATCAACCAAACCGCTATAATTCATGAGATACTATAATTTGAAAATATGTAAGCAAAAGCATTTTAAGAATTGGTAAAACTGTTTGATAAAAAACAGAATAGTATATTTGAAGCCTGACAGTAAAAAAATAATATGGCTCCAGTGGTTTCAGGCTTTTCTAAGCTTTCTAAATCTGATAAAATTAAGTGGTTGGTTGAACATCATTTTAACAATGACCAAAATACGGTTAGCACCCTAAAAACGTATTGGAATTCTGATCATAAACTTCAGCAATTGCATGATGAATTTACAGAAAACACCATTTCTAATTATTATTTACCTTTTTCTGTAGCACCTAATTTTTTGATTAATGGTAAACGCTTTACCATCCCAATGGCTATAGAAGAAAGCTCTGTAGTTGCCGCTGCAAGTAAAGCAGCAAAATTTTGGCAGCATAGAGGTGGGTTTAAAGCAGAAGTATTATCAACTGTAAAAGTTGGACAAGTACATTTTACATATACAGGAGATCTCCAAAAACTAAAAACATTTTTCGATAGCATTAAAGCTGAGCTTATTTCATCCGCTTCTCACATCACTAAAAACATGGAGAAACGCGGTGGAGGCATTATAGATATAGAACTTAGGGATAAATCTTCGGAAATTGAAAATTACTATCAGCTGCATTGCACATTTGGCACAGCTGATGCTATGGGAGCTAATTTCATCAATTCTTGTTTGGAGCAATTTGCTGATTTTTTAACCAAAGCAGCTTCTGAATATAATGACTTTTCTGAAGCAGAGAAGAACATAGAAATTATTATGAGTATTCTCTCTAATTATGTTCCGGAATGCTTGGTTAGGACATATGTTTCCTGCCCTGTAAATGAGCTACCTAAAGTAGGAGAATTATCTCCTCTACAATACGCAGAGAAATTTGTAAGAGCAGTCCAAATTGCAAAAGTAGAACCTTATAGAGCCGTGACACATAATAAAGGTATTATGAATGGTATTGATGCGGTTGTATTAGCGACTGGAAATGATTTTAGGGCTATAGAAGCGGGAGCACATGCATTTGCTTCAAAAGATGGACAATATACAAGTCTAACAAATGCTAAAATTGAGAATGATGTTTTTCATTTCTCAATAGAAATACCATTGGCTCTTGGTACGGTTGGCGGACTAACCGCACTACATCCTTTGGTAAAATTAGCTTTACACCTACTTGGAAGTCCGAACGCTAAAAAACTTATGGAGATTACAGCTGTGGCAGGTCTTGCCCAGAATTTTGGCGCGATTAACTCACTTATTACCACAGGAATCCAGCAAGGGCACATGAAAATGCATCTAATGAATATCCTAAATCAGTTTCAAGCCACCAATGAAGAAAAGGAACAATTAGTAAACTATTTTAAAACGAATACAGTAACACATAGTGAGGTAGTACAACAAATCGAAAAACTGAGACGTTAACAAGTTGATGAAAAAATCTTTTTATAGCCACGGTAAACTTCTTCTAACTTCAGAATATCTTGTTCTTGATGGTATCAAAGCACTTGCTTTACCAACAAAAAAAGGTCAATGGTTAGTTGTTGAAGAAAATGATGAAAAAAGCATTATTTGGAAAAGTCTTGATAACGAAGGTAACTATTGGTTTGAAACCAAAATCAAACTGCCTTTACATCTATCTGAAACCACAAATACATCCGAAAAATCAATTCTAACCGATGAGGAGGGACTAGGTATTTCTGAAACACTTCTGGAAATTCTACAAGCTGCTAAAGAGCTGAATCCTAATTTCCTTTCTAAA
Coding sequences:
- a CDS encoding C40 family peptidase — protein: MNKLFYFLLVICITLSSCGGSKKSSSVTQRTKSTSSKKARVNPKNKKIKSIINYAKTFEGTRYKYGGTTKKGMDCSGLIYTSFKKGEIILPRTSKAMAKQGNKISLKNVKIGDLLFFKTNKNKNVVNHVGLVVTTGKRIEFIHASTSKGVTISSLEEKYWNKCFAGVRRIL
- a CDS encoding ComEC/Rec2 family competence protein, with product MHKLLNIPFLILTFSLIIGIVFGYYTSVNIRSVSMYLTISFIGLAISWWYAKKPFHSSNAFSVFVIITFIFFGIILVQIHHPKNDPNHYTNLSTNEYQATPVTIRFYIKERLKPTSYYEKYVITLQSIENKKVIGYLLLQIPKKNLETPLTTGESYLTYSKIQSISKPLNPNQFDYAHYLSQQYIFHKVTIGFNQLICTKASVISIYRIAAFIRNDINQKLARYHFTQKQLSIINALLLGQRQNIDSETFADYRDAGAIHILAVSGLHVGILLIILNLILNPLNRFRKNGKIIKTFIIILLLWCFAVIAGLSPSVLRAVTMFSFIAIGMHIRSKTSIYNALIVSMFILLCLRPLLLFSVGFQLSYLAVFAIVWIQPSIAKLYRPKFYIDKVLWETFTVTIAAQLGLLPLTLFYFHQFPLLFFIANLVIIPVLGIILGFGILVIILAEVKILPNWIASTFGNCINAMNYVVHWVSKQETFLVTHISFSWRMLLIGYILIISLIFAFKKFNLRRIVVFIVSIILLLFNLMYEKQQNNEKEELIVFHNQRNTTLGMLQNQSLTIYSKDSISTMSKNFLLNGYLIENNSRFTANKKLNNVYSYKEKTMLVIDSIGIYNIKELHPDVVILTNSPKIHLNRVIETLQPKQIIADGSNYRSYLDKWELTCKQKKIPFHRTDKKGAYIFK
- a CDS encoding serine hydrolase; the encoded protein is MKKRFIIAPSMLLLIGLLFPLISANKIDPPKPSKELSQVQSSTDFFKNPISDMQKELLVEAIESYFNQALKQHKIVGAGVGIVKCDSVIYLGGFGKRNASLNDTINAETLFRIGSVSKGFAGVLSGMYVEEGLLNWEDKVHDYVPSFQLASRKWTDSVTLSHILSHSSGLPYHSFTNLVEDGVDLNTIAGQFKSIPTIDKPGKIYSYQNAVFALSGEMIEKVTGKSYGDAIAEKIFKPLNMNTASTDYNSLKLSTNVAMPHRKYGRRRWKSLKLNQKYYNAIPAGGVNASVTDMAKWMRFLLGHNPNVMSADGLKNVFNPVINLPGKRKYYQRWDGHQGSHYAHGWRIHDFKNRETGESNRMIHHGGHVNSYRSEIAIFPQEDLGITILFNSPTKLARTVIPDLHKIVKQVMEMPEEQLLAEVSDLKDIIL
- a CDS encoding thioredoxin fold domain-containing protein, whose amino-acid sequence is MKNLLFLIGFLFVLPTQAQEIKWMSMNDALEAQKKTPKKIFMDVYTNWCGPCKLLDKNTFHNKDVVEYVNSNYYAVKFNGEGTEEIRYNDFTYTNPNHNPDRKGRNSQHFFANALKISGYPSIVFFDEKGNLIAPVVGYKTPQQLEIYLKMIHTDEYKKLTSAEAWQQYEQSFVSTFSN
- a CDS encoding peptide MFS transporter, which gives rise to MEFKFGGSEINQRTVLGHPSGLFVLFFTEMWERFSYYGMRALLVLFLVASIVDGGWGWERDSALLLYGWYTGLVYITPILGGLIADKIMGYRNAVILGALLMTLGHASMALEVTADLFFYAGLGLLIIGNGLFKPNISSMVGQLYKTQGKEKDAGYTIFYMGINAGAFLGILLCGYIGEKVGWHYGFGLAGIFMFVGMLQFYFAQGIFANIGISPKKMEDLDDVIEDSIEDTQDAIEDVIDESKKSKVTRDRLIVIGVFSFFVIFFWWAFEQAGGSMTIFASDYTDRVLEGDGAMIFKISNAVLTVVPMLIITWVLAMLFKQTFGKYSLSNILLGVGFAIIWGIVIWMLQREFVADSTDVPASWFGILNSFFIIAFAPLFSKIWQSKYNPTGPVKFAIGLMLLGLGFGILAFGSMGIPLGAKTASVSMIFLILAYLFHTLGELCISPVGLSYVSKLAPVKFVGLMFGIWFVANFIANLAAGVTGSFIDPIVDEYGMSIFFLMFTVIPVAAGLVMLILNKTLLRMMHGIR
- a CDS encoding S9 family peptidase — its product is MRITRLFFGIIILLSTVTIAQDKAFTLEEIWGGTFRAERLQSLHSMNNGKEYSVLERDNTSGDTSIEVYDYATGEKANTLIKSSNIDDLKYIQGYEFSKDEKRVLLSSELEQIYRRSSRGIYHIFDVPSNSSFKISDKKIQSPALSPDGNKLAYVFDNNIFVLNFVSGEEIQLTDDGKKNEIINGITDWVYEEEFAFVRAFDWSADSNKVAFIRFDEKDVPEFSMDVYGAELYQKQDVFKYPKAGEKNAEVSLHIADLGSMSLDKVNLGDYKDFYIPRIKWSSNPDILSVQVLNRHQNNLDLIFVDAKTKTPKVVLNEKDEAYIDITDNLTFLEDNSFIWTSEKDGYNHIYHYKETGELINQVTVGSWEVTDYYGYDAKNKSIFYQSVENKNINRDIYSIGLDGKNKKRLSTKEGTNDADFSADFSQYINYFSSASTPFEFTLNNAADGAVIREIKNNKGLLDKLGQYDVRPKEFSTIDINGETLNMWTIKPKDFDPAKKYPLFMYQYSGPGSQSVSNSWNRSNDYWYMMLAQQGYIVVCIDGRGTGFKGAKFKKVTQNDLGNLEVQDQIAAAKQLGALDYIDASRIGIWGWSYGGFMSSNCLFKAPDTFKMAIAVAPVTSWRFYDTIYTERYLMTPQENAKGYDDNSPINFVDGLKGKFLLVHGSADDNVHVQNTMRLIEALVQKNKDFDWAIYPDKNHGIYGGNTRLHLYNKMTNFIKTNL